The DNA segment GGCGCGCATCACGGCGCGGGCGGATGTGGGATATTCGCCTGTCCAGGCCGGCATCTCCGGCTGCTGCTGATCCGTCATGCTGGAACATCCTTGGCCGGCGGGTTGGGACGGCCACGCCGGCATATGGCAAAAATGGGGTAAACGGTCCCGAAGCGGCCCAAAGGATGACATATTGCAGGCGGAGCTTTCCCCTGGCAAAGGGGGGTGGCCGCGGTGAGAATGGCAAGGCTACCCGCACCGGCCGGCAAAGGTTGGAGAAGCAAACGTGCCCCAGACGATCGCCCTGGTCGATGACGACCGCAACATCCTGACCTCCGTCTCCATCGCGCTGGAGTCGGAAGGCTACGAGGTCCGGACCTATTCCGACGGGGACGAGGCCCTGCGCGGCCTGACCTCGCGGCCGGTGGACCTGGCTGTGCTGGACATCAAGATGCCCCGCATGGACGGGATGGAGCTGTTGCAGCGCCTGCGCCAGACCTCCGCCGTGCCGGTCATCTTCCTGACCAGCAAGGATGACGAGATCGACGAGCTCCAGGGCCTGCGCATGGGGGCCGACGACTACATCAAGAAGCCCTTCAGCCAGCGCCTGCTGATCGAGCGGATCAAGACCCTGCTGCGGCGGGGCGAGCTGGCCACGGGCAAGACCGCGCCCGATCCGAACCAGACCATGGTGCGCGGCGAGCTGGTGCTGGACGGCGCCCGCCACATGTGCACCTGGAAGGGGCAGCAGATCGACCTGACGGTGACGGAATTCCTGCTGGTGAAGGCGCTGGCGCAGCGGCCCGGCCATGTGAAGAACCGCGACCAGCTCATGGATGCCGCCTATGGCGAGCACATCTATGTGGACGACCGCACCATCGACAGCCACATCAAGCGGCTGCGCAAGAAGTTCAAGGCCGTGGACGACGACTTCCAGCAGATCGAAACGCTGTACGGCGTCGGCTACCGGTACAAGGACAGTTGATCGTCACCATCGGGACATTGCCAGTGCGTTGTATTTCCGTCATCCCGGCGCAAGCCGGGACCCAGGGGCGGCAGGCACCGTCCCCGGGACTCCTGGGTCCCGGCTTTCGTCGGGATGACGGGCGGGATGCTGGTCTGCCTGTTCTGGTGATGAGATGACCGCGGAGTTGCGCGCGGAGCCGCGTCCGGCCGCCCCGGCGAAGCCGCCGGCCAAACCCGCCAGCAGGAGGAAGGCCGAACCGGCCGAGCCCGCACGGCCGGCACAGGACGGCCCGTCCCGGCGGCGGGGACGGCCGCGGCTGATCTCCCCACTGACCCTGCGCATCCTGGCGGTCAATGTGCTGGCGGCCCTGCTGCTGCTGGGCGGGCTGCTCTATCTCGGCCAGTACCAGCAGCGCCTGATCAATGCGGAGCTGGACGCGCTGACGGTGGAGGGGCGGATTTCCGCCGCCGCCCTGGCCGAAGGCGCCATCGAGCCCGGCTATGACGAGTTCGCCGACGGCCTTCCGGAACTCTCCTTCGAGCTGGGCCGGCAGATGGTGCGGCGGCTGGTGGAGACCACCGACACCCGCACCCGCCTGTACGCCGCGACAGGGGAGCTGGTGGCCGACAGCCGCGTGCTGGGCGGGCCGCAGGGCACGGTGCAGATCGAACCGCTGCCGCCGCTTCCCGATAGTAGCCCACTTACCCAGCTCGGCCGCGACATCTATGACCGCGTGGTCAATGCCGTGCCGGGGCGGGAGCATCTGCCCCGCTACCCCATGAACATGGAAGCGGACGCCACACGCTTCCCGGATGTGCAGAAGGCGCTGGCGGGAGAGGTCGGGCGCGGCGTCTGGCGCATCGACCGCGGCGACGGCACCGAGGACATGCTGCTGACCGTGGCGGTGCCGGTACAGCGCTTCAAGCAGGTGCTGGGCGCCGTCTACCTGTCCCGCACGGGGCGGGAAATCGACGAGGCCGTGCGGCAGGTCCGCATGGACATGCTGAAGTTCAGCGGCATCGCGCTGGCCGTCACCGTGCTGCTGTCGATCTATCTCGCCCGCACCATCGCCCGCCCGATCAGCCGGCTGGCCGAGGCGGCGGACGAGGTGCGGCACGGCCACGGGCGACAGGCCGTGATCCCGGACATGTCGCGCCGGCATGACGAGATCGGCGATCTCTCCGTGGCGCTGAAGGACATGACCGCCGCCATCTGGGACCGGATGGACGCCATCGAGCGATTCGCCGCCGATGTGGCGCATGAGATCAAGAACCCGCTGACCTCCATGCGCAGCGCCGTGGAAACCGTGCAGCGGGTGAAGACGGACGAGCAGCGCAGCCGCCTGCTCGCCATCATCCATGAGGATGTGCAGCGGCTGGACCGGCTGATCTCCGACATCTCCAACGCTTCCCGCCTGGATGCGGAGCTGTCGCGGGCGCAGGCGCAGCCGGTGGATCTGCGCGCCCTGCTGGAATGGCTGGCCGGGCTGCATGACGAAACCATCTGCCGCGAGGATGAGGGCGGGGACGGCGATCCGGCCGTGCCGAAGAAGCCCAAGGTGCGGGTGGAGCTGCCCCCGCCAAGCGGCCGCGCCGGCGACCTGACCGTGCCGGGGATCGAGGGGCGGCTGACCCAGGTGTTCCAGAACCTGGTCTCCAACGCGCTCAGCTTCTCGCCGGCCGGCGGGCTGGTGCTGCTGTCCGCGCGGGCCTGGCCGGACCGGGTGGAGGTGACCTGCGCCGACCAGGGCCCCGGCATCCCGGAAGCCAAGCTGGACGCCATCTTCGACCGCTTCTACAGCGAGCGCCCCAAGAGCGAGGCCTTCGGCAAGCATTCCGGCCTCGGCCTCTCCATCTCCAAGCAGATCGTGGACGCCCATGGCGGCCGCATCTTCGCGGAGAACATCAAGGATGCCGACGGGGCGGTGCAGGGCGCGCAGTTTACAGTGGTGCTGCCGCGCTAGACCTTCCGCCGCCTTATGCCCATGTGTATGATCAGGGTGATTCATACACATCGGGTTGCCGCCATGCGCACCAACATCGACATCGACGACGAACTCCTGGCGGAGGCGATGAAGGCGACCGGCGCCACCACCAAAAAGGCCGCCGTGGACAGCGCGCTCCGCGAGGTGGTTCTGCGTCATCGGCGGCGGCAGGCGCTGGATACGCTCTGGGGCATCGGCTGGGATGGCGACCTTAATGCCATCCGGGAAGATGGCGGGCCTCGCCTGCCGGATGCGGACAGGGACGGGTTGGACCGCACCGGCACATGATCGTTGTCGACACCTCCGTCTGGATCGACTTCTTCGCCCAGCGGGATACGGAGCAGACCCGGCATCTGCGCCTGACCGCCGATCCCGGCGACATCATCGTCGGCGACATCGTGCTGGCGGAGGTGCTGATGGGCGCGCGCGGCGACCGGCATGCATCGACGCTCGAATCCGCCCTGCGCCAGTTCGAGGTGATGCCGATGGCGGGCGATGCTCTGGCGGTCGAGGCTGCGGCCAATTTCCGCCGGTTGCGCGCCGTCGGGGTCACGATCCGGCGGACCACCGACCTGTTCATCGGCACCTTCTGCATCGCCAACGGCCACACGCTCCTGCACAGGGACCGAGATTTCGTGGGCATGGAGAAGCATCTGGGTCTGAAGGTGCTGTGAAACCCAGCCCCGCGCCGTCCGGCATTGGAAATCCCGCCGCGACCCGCTAACTTCCCTTCCCCGCAGGGGAGAACACGGGTCCACACCGATGAACCAGCCGCTCAACACCTACCGCTCCGGCCCGGACGAGCACGGGCATTTCGGCATCCATGGCGGGCGCTTCGTCGCCGAGACGCTGATGCCGCTGATCCTGGAGCTCGAAAAGGCCTATGAGGCCGCCAAGGCGGACCCGGCGTTCCACGCGGAGCTGAAGCACTATCTGACCCACTATGTGGGCCGGCCGAGCCCGCTCTATTTCGCGGAGCGGCTGACGAAGGAGCTTGGCGGTGCCAAGATTTTCTTCAAGCG comes from the Indioceanicola profundi genome and includes:
- a CDS encoding response regulator transcription factor, with the protein product MPQTIALVDDDRNILTSVSIALESEGYEVRTYSDGDEALRGLTSRPVDLAVLDIKMPRMDGMELLQRLRQTSAVPVIFLTSKDDEIDELQGLRMGADDYIKKPFSQRLLIERIKTLLRRGELATGKTAPDPNQTMVRGELVLDGARHMCTWKGQQIDLTVTEFLLVKALAQRPGHVKNRDQLMDAAYGEHIYVDDRTIDSHIKRLRKKFKAVDDDFQQIETLYGVGYRYKDS
- a CDS encoding stimulus-sensing domain-containing protein, which translates into the protein MTAELRAEPRPAAPAKPPAKPASRRKAEPAEPARPAQDGPSRRRGRPRLISPLTLRILAVNVLAALLLLGGLLYLGQYQQRLINAELDALTVEGRISAAALAEGAIEPGYDEFADGLPELSFELGRQMVRRLVETTDTRTRLYAATGELVADSRVLGGPQGTVQIEPLPPLPDSSPLTQLGRDIYDRVVNAVPGREHLPRYPMNMEADATRFPDVQKALAGEVGRGVWRIDRGDGTEDMLLTVAVPVQRFKQVLGAVYLSRTGREIDEAVRQVRMDMLKFSGIALAVTVLLSIYLARTIARPISRLAEAADEVRHGHGRQAVIPDMSRRHDEIGDLSVALKDMTAAIWDRMDAIERFAADVAHEIKNPLTSMRSAVETVQRVKTDEQRSRLLAIIHEDVQRLDRLISDISNASRLDAELSRAQAQPVDLRALLEWLAGLHDETICREDEGGDGDPAVPKKPKVRVELPPPSGRAGDLTVPGIEGRLTQVFQNLVSNALSFSPAGGLVLLSARAWPDRVEVTCADQGPGIPEAKLDAIFDRFYSERPKSEAFGKHSGLGLSISKQIVDAHGGRIFAENIKDADGAVQGAQFTVVLPR
- a CDS encoding type II toxin-antitoxin system VapB family antitoxin; the protein is MRTNIDIDDELLAEAMKATGATTKKAAVDSALREVVLRHRRRQALDTLWGIGWDGDLNAIREDGGPRLPDADRDGLDRTGT
- the vapC gene encoding type II toxin-antitoxin system VapC family toxin; the protein is MIVVDTSVWIDFFAQRDTEQTRHLRLTADPGDIIVGDIVLAEVLMGARGDRHASTLESALRQFEVMPMAGDALAVEAAANFRRLRAVGVTIRRTTDLFIGTFCIANGHTLLHRDRDFVGMEKHLGLKVL